A region from the Catellatospora sp. TT07R-123 genome encodes:
- a CDS encoding VWA-like domain-containing protein: MTAGAPDGTGRSDGSARLDRTRLLAARLRAAQDRPYLGTALYSLTVVASEQVPTMGVDRYWRCYVNPDFVARTPVEQLAAVWIHEVAHLLRDHHGRADRLPVADRHDHHRLNVAQDCEINDDLIADGLPLPENRVDPKGLGLPTGQLFEQYLPSLPRTRLVLVQCGSGAHGISMPWELDGQVGVSGVEADAIRRQTAQAMRSHQRSRGRLPGGWQRWAEQVLEPTVDWRQALTGAVREAAAWASGAVDYTYQRPSRRGAALRGVVLPSLRAPLPRVAIVVDTSGSMSPDDLAAVMGEIAGVLRAVGVRGNRVTVLACDADVHATRKVSTLGEVVLAGGGGTDMRVGIGAALAVPQPPHIVIVLTDGYTPWPEAALSRTRIIAGLVGTEPPTPPPWIESVLITTNSAKT; the protein is encoded by the coding sequence ATGACCGCCGGGGCACCGGACGGCACCGGGCGCTCGGACGGTTCCGCGCGGCTGGACCGCACCCGGCTGCTGGCGGCGCGGCTGCGCGCCGCCCAGGACCGGCCCTACCTGGGCACCGCGCTGTACAGCCTGACCGTGGTCGCCAGCGAGCAGGTGCCGACGATGGGCGTGGACCGGTACTGGCGCTGCTACGTCAATCCCGACTTCGTCGCGCGGACGCCGGTCGAGCAGCTGGCGGCGGTGTGGATCCACGAGGTGGCGCACCTGCTGCGCGACCACCACGGCCGGGCCGACCGGCTGCCCGTCGCCGACCGGCACGACCACCACCGGCTCAACGTGGCACAGGACTGCGAGATCAACGACGACCTGATCGCCGACGGGCTGCCGCTGCCGGAGAACCGAGTCGACCCGAAGGGGCTGGGCCTGCCGACGGGGCAGCTGTTCGAGCAGTACCTGCCGTCGCTGCCGCGTACGCGGCTGGTGCTGGTGCAGTGCGGGTCGGGCGCGCACGGGATCTCGATGCCGTGGGAGCTGGACGGCCAGGTGGGCGTGTCGGGCGTGGAGGCTGACGCGATCCGGCGGCAGACCGCGCAGGCGATGCGCTCGCACCAGCGCTCGCGCGGCAGGCTGCCGGGCGGCTGGCAGCGCTGGGCGGAGCAGGTCCTGGAGCCGACCGTCGACTGGCGGCAGGCGCTGACCGGCGCGGTGCGCGAGGCGGCGGCCTGGGCGAGCGGGGCGGTGGACTACACGTACCAGCGGCCGTCGCGGCGCGGGGCGGCGCTGCGCGGCGTGGTGCTGCCGAGCCTGCGCGCCCCGCTGCCGCGCGTGGCGATCGTGGTGGACACGTCCGGTTCGATGTCGCCGGACGACCTGGCGGCGGTGATGGGCGAGATCGCGGGCGTGCTGCGCGCGGTCGGCGTACGAGGCAACCGGGTCACCGTGCTGGCCTGCGACGCCGACGTGCACGCGACCCGCAAGGTGTCCACGCTCGGCGAGGTGGTGCTGGCCGGCGGCGGCGGCACGGACATGCGCGTGGGCATCGGCGCGGCGCTGGCGGTGCCGCAGCCGCCGCACATCGTCATCGTGCTCACCGACGGCTACACGCCGTGGCCGGAGGCCGCGCTGAGCCGGACGAGGATCATCGCGGGCCTGGTCGGCACGGAGCCGCCGACGCCTCCGCCGTGGATCGAGTCGGTTCTCATCACGACCAACTCTGCCAAAACGTGA
- a CDS encoding class F sortase — translation MPGQALVPVSAQLPVPVQLLLGRHRAGGRRRMGRFSATTLTAVCALLGLGLLAAALITAPEPPPQPAADGSRYHAGDADRRPDARGVRPMDRSVPVRVRIPAINVDAVVVTVGTNPDGTLQVPELTHADLTGWYRYGPSPGERGNAVIVGHVDTRASGPAVFYDLGRLAAGTRVEVVRMDGTVAVFGVVKVRSFPKAEFPATRVFGSSDDMGLRLVTCGGTYDEAQRNYLNSTVVFASLTGTERVS, via the coding sequence GTGCCGGGGCAGGCCCTGGTGCCGGTGTCGGCGCAGCTTCCGGTGCCGGTGCAGCTGCTGCTGGGCCGCCATCGGGCGGGCGGGCGGCGCCGCATGGGCCGGTTCAGCGCGACCACGCTGACCGCAGTGTGCGCGCTGCTCGGGCTGGGGCTGCTGGCCGCCGCCCTCATCACGGCGCCCGAGCCGCCGCCGCAGCCCGCCGCCGACGGCAGCCGCTACCACGCCGGGGACGCCGACCGGCGCCCCGACGCGCGCGGGGTGCGGCCGATGGACCGGTCGGTGCCGGTCCGGGTGCGCATCCCGGCGATCAACGTGGACGCGGTCGTGGTCACCGTCGGCACCAATCCCGACGGCACGCTCCAGGTGCCCGAGCTGACCCACGCCGACCTGACCGGCTGGTACCGGTATGGGCCCAGCCCCGGCGAGCGCGGCAACGCCGTCATCGTCGGCCACGTGGACACCCGGGCCAGCGGTCCGGCGGTCTTCTACGACCTGGGACGGCTGGCGGCGGGCACCCGGGTCGAGGTGGTCCGGATGGACGGCACCGTGGCGGTGTTCGGCGTGGTCAAGGTGCGTTCGTTCCCGAAGGCGGAGTTCCCGGCGACACGGGTGTTCGGCAGCAGCGACGACATGGGGCTGCGCCTGGTGACCTGCGGCGGGACGTACGACGAGGCCCAGCGCAACTATCTGAACAGCACCGTCGTCTTCGCCTCGCTCACCGGCACCGAGCGCGTGAGCTGA
- a CDS encoding acyl-CoA dehydrogenase family protein: MDFAMDGRTAELAGRVQAFLDEVVFPAEAGFEAQMAAEPDRWDSPPLMADLKREAQARGLWNLFLPDAGHGAGLTNLQYAHLAELSGRSPLLAPEAMNCAAPDTGNMELLAQFGTPEQHERWLKPLLAGQIRSCFSMTEPEVASSDANNIALRITRDGDEYVVDGRKWWSSGAMNPRCEISIVMGLSDPDGPRHRRHSMILVPLDTPGVTRRRSTHVFGYDDRSHGGHAEIEFDRVRVPVTNLVGGEHEGFAIAQARLGPGRIHHCMRLIGMAERALELMCRRVLSRETFGGPIAGHGVVQEWIADARIDIEQARLLVLKTAWLMDTVGNRGARTEIAAIKVVVPAMACRVIDRAIQAHGAAGVSQDTPLASLYAHARTLQIADGPDEVHRRTVAQRELARYR; this comes from the coding sequence ATGGACTTCGCGATGGACGGGCGTACGGCCGAGCTGGCGGGCAGGGTGCAGGCCTTCCTCGATGAGGTGGTCTTCCCGGCCGAGGCCGGGTTCGAGGCGCAGATGGCGGCCGAACCGGACCGGTGGGACTCCCCGCCGCTGATGGCGGACCTCAAGCGGGAGGCCCAGGCCCGGGGGCTGTGGAACCTGTTCCTGCCCGACGCCGGGCACGGCGCCGGGCTGACCAACCTCCAGTACGCGCACCTGGCCGAGCTGTCCGGCCGCAGCCCGCTGCTGGCACCGGAGGCGATGAACTGCGCCGCCCCCGACACCGGCAACATGGAGCTGCTGGCCCAGTTCGGCACCCCGGAGCAGCACGAACGGTGGCTCAAACCGCTGCTGGCCGGGCAGATCCGGTCCTGCTTCTCGATGACCGAGCCCGAGGTGGCCTCCTCCGACGCCAACAACATCGCGCTGCGCATCACCCGCGACGGCGACGAGTACGTGGTGGACGGGCGCAAGTGGTGGTCGTCGGGTGCGATGAACCCCCGCTGCGAGATCTCGATCGTGATGGGGCTGTCCGACCCGGACGGGCCGCGCCACCGCCGCCACAGCATGATCCTGGTGCCGCTGGACACCCCCGGCGTCACCCGGCGCCGCTCCACGCACGTGTTCGGCTACGACGACCGCAGCCACGGCGGCCACGCCGAGATCGAGTTCGATCGGGTCCGGGTGCCGGTGACCAACCTCGTCGGCGGCGAGCACGAGGGCTTCGCCATCGCCCAGGCGCGCCTGGGTCCGGGCCGCATCCACCACTGCATGCGCCTCATCGGTATGGCCGAACGCGCCCTGGAGCTGATGTGCCGCCGCGTGCTGTCGCGCGAGACGTTCGGCGGCCCGATCGCGGGCCACGGCGTGGTGCAGGAGTGGATCGCCGACGCCCGCATCGACATCGAGCAGGCCCGGCTGCTGGTGCTGAAGACGGCCTGGCTGATGGACACCGTCGGCAACCGGGGGGCGCGCACCGAGATCGCCGCGATCAAGGTGGTGGTGCCCGCGATGGCCTGCCGGGTCATCGACCGCGCCATCCAGGCCCACGGCGCGGCCGGGGTGTCCCAGGACACGCCACTGGCCTCGCTGTACGCCCACGCGCGTACCCTCCAGATCGCGGACGGTCCCGACGAGGTGCACCGCCGCACGGTGGCGCAGCGGGAGCTGGCCCGATACCGATGA
- a CDS encoding TetR/AcrR family transcriptional regulator: protein MAGRRPGVRERVLAAAVELFAGQGYDATSVQQVVERAQVTKGALYHYFSSKDDLLYEIYHHLITLQLTELDAIVAREMPTAEAVRAVIASLVATTAGHAQEAAVFGREMHRLDRERREAIRADRRRYHETFRAVIDRGQARGELASVASAETVTLMVFGMVNQIPVWYRPDGPKGADELTREVTDFVLAALRPA from the coding sequence GTGGCAGGTCGGCGGCCGGGGGTGCGCGAGCGGGTGCTCGCCGCCGCGGTGGAGCTGTTCGCCGGGCAGGGCTACGACGCCACGTCGGTGCAGCAGGTGGTGGAGCGCGCCCAGGTCACCAAGGGCGCGCTCTACCACTACTTCAGCTCCAAGGACGACCTGCTGTACGAGATCTACCACCACCTGATCACCCTCCAGCTCACGGAGCTGGACGCGATCGTGGCGCGGGAGATGCCGACGGCCGAGGCCGTCCGCGCCGTGATCGCCAGCCTGGTCGCCACGACCGCCGGGCACGCCCAGGAGGCGGCGGTCTTCGGCCGCGAGATGCACCGGCTGGACCGGGAGCGGCGCGAGGCGATCCGCGCCGACCGGCGCCGCTACCACGAGACCTTCCGTGCCGTGATCGACCGCGGGCAGGCGCGCGGCGAGCTGGCCTCGGTGGCCTCGGCCGAGACGGTGACGCTGATGGTGTTCGGCATGGTCAACCAGATCCCGGTCTGGTATCGCCCCGACGGCCCCAAGGGCGCCGACGAGCTCACCCGCGAGGTCACCGACTTCGTGCTCGCCGCGCTGCGCCCCGCGTAG
- a CDS encoding transaminase, protein MTGIDRTRVEQLVDRERERYRADHPRSLELHAAADHLFGRVPMTWMSKWAGGFPLAYATAHGNKITDVDGRTYTDFALGDTGAMAGHSPQPTVRAVARRIGTDGGITTMLPTEDAEWVGAELARRFGLPKWSFTLSATDANRWAVRLARLVTGRPKLLVFSYCYHGSVDETFIVVGPDGRPASRPGNVAPAVDPTVTTRVAEWNDLAAVERELAHGDVAAILTEPALTNIGIVLPEPGFLDGLRELATRYGALLMIDETHTISAGPGGMTMRDGLRPDVFVIGKSIGGGIPCGAYGLSDEVADAVHRRASSGEADIVDVGGVGGTLAGNALSLAAMRATLAEVLTDDAFAHMIRLADTYTEDVRRVLETAAVPWSVTQLGARAEYRFTRPAPRSGGESAAAADDLLDEYMHLYTLNRGILMTPFHNMALMCPDTSDADVAQHADVFESAVAELVA, encoded by the coding sequence ATGACCGGCATCGACCGTACCCGGGTGGAGCAGCTCGTGGACCGCGAGCGCGAGCGCTACCGGGCCGACCACCCGCGCTCGCTGGAGCTGCACGCCGCGGCCGACCACCTGTTCGGGCGGGTGCCGATGACCTGGATGAGCAAGTGGGCGGGCGGCTTCCCGCTCGCCTACGCCACCGCGCACGGCAACAAGATCACCGATGTGGACGGGCGGACCTACACCGACTTCGCGCTCGGCGACACCGGGGCGATGGCCGGGCACAGCCCGCAGCCCACGGTCCGGGCCGTGGCCCGCCGCATCGGCACCGACGGCGGCATCACCACCATGCTGCCCACCGAGGACGCGGAGTGGGTCGGCGCGGAGCTGGCCCGCCGGTTCGGCCTGCCGAAGTGGTCGTTCACGCTCAGCGCCACCGACGCCAACCGCTGGGCGGTGCGCCTGGCCCGGCTGGTCACCGGTCGGCCGAAGCTGCTGGTCTTCTCGTACTGCTACCACGGGTCGGTCGACGAGACCTTCATCGTGGTCGGACCCGACGGCCGCCCGGCCAGCCGTCCCGGCAACGTGGCCCCGGCCGTCGACCCGACCGTCACCACGCGCGTCGCCGAGTGGAACGACCTGGCCGCCGTGGAGCGGGAGCTGGCCCACGGCGACGTCGCGGCGATCCTGACCGAGCCCGCGCTGACCAACATCGGCATCGTGCTGCCCGAACCCGGCTTCCTCGACGGCCTGCGCGAACTGGCCACGAGGTACGGCGCGCTGCTCATGATCGACGAGACGCACACGATCTCGGCCGGTCCCGGCGGCATGACGATGCGCGACGGGCTGCGCCCCGACGTCTTCGTCATCGGCAAGTCGATCGGCGGCGGCATCCCCTGCGGCGCCTACGGGCTGAGCGACGAGGTCGCCGACGCCGTGCACCGGCGCGCGAGCAGCGGCGAGGCCGACATCGTGGACGTCGGCGGCGTCGGCGGCACCCTGGCCGGCAACGCGCTGTCGCTGGCGGCGATGCGCGCCACACTGGCCGAGGTGCTCACCGACGACGCGTTCGCGCACATGATCCGGCTGGCCGACACGTACACCGAGGACGTGCGGCGGGTCCTGGAGACCGCGGCCGTCCCCTGGTCGGTGACCCAGCTCGGGGCACGCGCGGAATACCGGTTCACCAGGCCCGCGCCGCGCTCGGGCGGCGAGTCCGCCGCGGCCGCCGACGACCTGCTCGACGAGTACATGCACCTGTACACGCTGAACCGGGGCATCCTGATGACGCCGTTCCACAACATGGCGCTGATGTGCCCGGACACCTCCGACGCCGACGTGGCCCAGCACGCCGACGTGTTCGAGTCGGCCGTGGCCGAGCTGGTCGCCTGA
- a CDS encoding ankyrin repeat domain-containing protein — translation MSDPDQAHQNDLPTWRRVRRYAVPAQMVARATARRLAGDWRGACAAANVDVRFDEAELVGTYGAEAAARLAGELAGFAPDLLRWHLPRALGGRASLSTGDVFALAPKADTVPEELPRLVVVLPKTVDGSQRLRLEVRTTAREELPGHLWDARQAHGLRAAWGGAERMPFLAPDGTPLAAAELGAGDTAPARAERAAALLAAGDVVAAWRVAGIELDPAEAKGRWGTAMTVQGLPALNLVGLPAQARALAARRGVTAVRVSFGWRTRIELDLSGPDDGGPIGARLSSDRDTPAADLAEPVHRLPVDLELLRHGLITVAELHPLIRAALAPDAVTPEHRDEPEVPEFAPVAVRCRGAWHRVHNDAGLLRVLDHTPEEVLRERMMHGLGGRTAGCFAAEQSWHDGRGRLPRLLRAQRDDLMQRVLHGDTDGLLALLDRGMDPRIRDGRGFTLLHHLRCLDHERLLPRLLAAGLHVDERDHRGRTPLHVAVGWVGTAALVKALLDAGADPRADDESGVSPTLLLEYKGGDYFDSEDEDWFDGQADLRLVKRYLDEAGEQ, via the coding sequence ATGAGCGACCCCGACCAGGCCCACCAGAACGACCTGCCCACCTGGCGCCGCGTGCGGCGGTATGCCGTACCGGCGCAGATGGTCGCGCGGGCCACGGCCCGGCGGCTGGCCGGCGACTGGCGCGGCGCCTGCGCCGCCGCCAACGTCGACGTGCGGTTCGACGAGGCGGAACTCGTCGGCACCTACGGTGCCGAGGCGGCCGCGCGGCTGGCCGGCGAGCTGGCCGGGTTCGCCCCCGACCTGCTGCGCTGGCACCTGCCCCGGGCCCTGGGCGGCCGCGCCAGCCTGTCCACCGGCGACGTGTTCGCGCTCGCCCCGAAGGCCGACACGGTCCCCGAGGAGCTGCCCCGGCTGGTGGTCGTGCTGCCGAAGACCGTCGACGGCTCGCAGCGGCTGCGCCTGGAGGTGCGCACCACCGCCCGCGAGGAGCTGCCCGGTCACCTGTGGGACGCCCGGCAGGCGCACGGGCTGCGCGCGGCCTGGGGCGGCGCGGAGCGGATGCCGTTCCTCGCCCCCGACGGCACCCCGCTGGCCGCCGCCGAGCTGGGTGCCGGCGACACCGCACCGGCCCGCGCCGAGCGCGCGGCCGCGCTGCTGGCGGCGGGCGACGTCGTCGCGGCCTGGCGGGTGGCCGGGATCGAGCTGGACCCGGCCGAGGCCAAGGGCCGCTGGGGCACCGCGATGACCGTCCAGGGCCTGCCCGCGCTGAACCTGGTCGGCCTGCCCGCGCAGGCCCGCGCGCTGGCGGCGCGGCGCGGCGTGACCGCGGTCCGGGTCAGCTTCGGCTGGCGCACCCGCATCGAGCTGGACCTGAGCGGGCCCGACGACGGCGGCCCGATCGGCGCGCGGCTGAGCAGCGACCGGGACACCCCGGCGGCGGACCTGGCCGAGCCGGTCCACCGGCTGCCGGTCGACCTGGAGCTGCTGCGGCACGGCCTGATCACCGTCGCCGAGCTGCACCCGCTGATCCGCGCCGCGCTGGCGCCGGACGCGGTGACGCCCGAGCACCGCGACGAGCCCGAGGTGCCGGAGTTCGCCCCGGTCGCGGTGCGCTGCCGGGGCGCGTGGCACCGGGTGCACAACGACGCGGGCCTGCTGCGCGTGCTCGACCACACGCCCGAGGAGGTGCTGCGCGAGCGGATGATGCACGGCCTCGGCGGCAGGACCGCGGGCTGCTTCGCCGCCGAGCAGTCCTGGCACGACGGCAGGGGCCGGCTGCCCAGACTCCTGCGCGCCCAGCGCGACGACCTCATGCAGCGGGTGCTGCACGGCGACACCGACGGCCTGCTCGCGCTGCTGGACCGGGGCATGGACCCGCGCATCCGCGACGGGCGCGGCTTCACGCTGCTGCACCACCTGCGCTGCCTGGACCACGAGCGGCTGCTGCCCCGGCTGCTGGCCGCCGGGCTGCACGTCGACGAGCGCGACCACCGGGGCCGTACGCCGCTGCACGTGGCGGTCGGCTGGGTCGGCACGGCCGCGCTGGTGAAGGCGCTGCTGGACGCGGGCGCCGACCCGAGGGCCGACGACGAGAGCGGGGTGTCGCCGACGCTGCTGCTGGAGTACAAGGGCGGCGACTACTTCGACTCCGAGGACGAGGACTGGTTCGACGGCCAGGCCGACCTGCGCCTGGTGAAGCGATACCTGGACGAGGCGGGGGAACAGTGA
- a CDS encoding phosphotransferase family protein, protein MSLFPDPPGIDTVRLAAYLRDALPGADQAAELAGPLRGELIEGGRSNLTYRLTDGATRWVLRRPPLGHVLPTAHDMGREYRVIRALRDTGVPVPGTWLLCTDPEVIGSPFYLMDEVPGVVLRGVGHDPLTREQAERCGRTLVDVLVALHAVDPAEVGLADFGKPDGYLVRQVAIWHKQWQRSVTRELPGLQRLHDRLAGAVPDSGRAGIVHGDYRLDNVMFDPAVTRVLAVLDWEMCTLGDPLADVGLLHVYTVLAEQGARPGGGLEPGSGFPPAGQLTAWYAEATGVDLAQLDWYIAFAYYKLAIILEGIHARFLAGKTVGRDFETVGAMVPHLVEQGLSAAGE, encoded by the coding sequence ATGAGCCTCTTCCCTGATCCGCCGGGCATCGACACGGTCCGGCTGGCCGCGTACCTGCGCGACGCCCTGCCCGGCGCGGACCAGGCGGCGGAGCTGGCCGGGCCGCTGCGCGGGGAGCTGATCGAGGGCGGCCGATCCAATCTGACGTACCGGCTGACCGACGGTGCCACCCGGTGGGTGCTGCGGCGGCCGCCGCTGGGGCACGTGCTGCCCACCGCCCACGACATGGGCCGGGAGTACCGGGTGATCCGCGCGCTGCGCGACACCGGCGTGCCCGTGCCCGGCACCTGGCTGCTGTGCACCGACCCCGAGGTGATCGGCTCGCCGTTCTACCTGATGGACGAGGTGCCGGGCGTCGTCCTGCGGGGCGTGGGCCACGATCCGCTGACGCGCGAGCAGGCGGAGCGCTGCGGCCGGACCCTGGTGGACGTGCTGGTGGCGCTGCACGCCGTCGACCCGGCCGAGGTGGGCCTGGCCGACTTCGGCAAGCCCGACGGCTACCTGGTGCGCCAGGTCGCCATCTGGCACAAGCAGTGGCAGCGCTCGGTCACCCGGGAGCTGCCCGGGTTGCAGCGGCTGCACGACCGGCTCGCCGGGGCGGTGCCGGACTCGGGCCGGGCCGGGATCGTGCACGGGGACTACCGGCTCGACAACGTCATGTTCGACCCGGCGGTGACCCGGGTGCTGGCGGTGCTCGACTGGGAGATGTGCACCTTGGGCGATCCGCTGGCCGACGTCGGGCTGCTGCACGTGTACACGGTGCTGGCCGAGCAGGGCGCCCGGCCCGGCGGCGGGCTCGAACCCGGCAGCGGCTTCCCGCCCGCCGGGCAGCTGACCGCCTGGTACGCCGAGGCGACCGGGGTCGACCTGGCGCAGCTGGACTGGTACATCGCGTTCGCGTACTACAAGCTCGCGATCATCCTGGAGGGGATCCATGCCCGGTTCCTCGCCGGCAAGACCGTGGGCCGTGACTTCGAGACGGTCGGCGCCATGGTGCCGCATCTGGTGGAACAGGGACTTTCGGCGGCAGGGGAGTAG
- a CDS encoding AAA family ATPase: MEDPLLAADELIGRTRAWRSEPVTDPRAQALALAVSANLPVLLWGEPGIGKSATLQQLAAGLGVPLETVIASVHEPSDFAGLPIVGDNPAVDGVPMAPPDWAVRLARTGRGLLFFDELSSAPPAVQAALLRVVLERRVGSLELPASIRIVAAANPPASAADGWHLSPPLANRFVHLHWTHDPAAVARGLAGTWPSITVPAVVPSRTAGAVAKARGTIAGFLTARPGLVHHLPTDADSRGGAWPSPRSWEMALRLLAFHLCTDTSRDALATAVIGAVGDGPGLEFTTYLQELDLPDPERVLADPEAFALPERGDRQLAFLAAVVAAVQARVTRPRWEAGWVVLAKAVEAGVPDVAARAALDLAALRDTDWPVPASIDAFVEVLSLSGMLAGR, encoded by the coding sequence GTGGAGGATCCGCTGCTGGCGGCCGACGAGCTGATCGGCCGCACCCGGGCGTGGCGCAGCGAGCCGGTGACCGACCCGCGTGCGCAGGCGCTGGCGCTGGCGGTGTCGGCGAACCTGCCGGTGCTGCTGTGGGGCGAGCCGGGCATCGGCAAGTCGGCGACGTTGCAGCAGCTCGCGGCCGGGCTGGGGGTGCCGCTGGAGACGGTGATCGCCAGCGTGCACGAGCCTTCGGACTTCGCCGGGCTGCCGATCGTGGGCGACAACCCCGCCGTGGACGGGGTGCCGATGGCGCCGCCGGACTGGGCGGTGCGGCTGGCCCGTACCGGGCGGGGGCTGCTGTTCTTCGACGAGCTGTCGTCGGCGCCCCCGGCGGTGCAGGCGGCGCTGCTGCGGGTGGTGCTGGAGCGGCGCGTCGGCAGCCTGGAGCTGCCCGCCTCGATCCGGATCGTGGCGGCGGCCAACCCGCCCGCCAGCGCCGCCGACGGCTGGCACCTGAGCCCGCCGCTGGCCAACCGGTTCGTGCACCTGCACTGGACGCACGACCCGGCGGCGGTGGCCCGGGGCCTGGCCGGGACCTGGCCGTCGATCACGGTCCCCGCGGTGGTCCCGTCGCGTACGGCCGGTGCCGTGGCCAAGGCCCGCGGCACCATCGCCGGTTTCCTCACCGCCCGGCCCGGCCTGGTGCACCACCTGCCCACCGACGCCGACAGCCGGGGCGGGGCGTGGCCGTCGCCGCGCAGCTGGGAGATGGCGCTGCGGCTGCTGGCGTTCCACCTGTGCACCGACACCAGCCGCGACGCGCTGGCCACGGCCGTGATCGGGGCGGTGGGCGACGGGCCGGGCCTGGAGTTCACCACGTACCTCCAGGAGCTGGACCTGCCCGACCCGGAGCGGGTGCTGGCCGACCCGGAGGCGTTCGCGCTGCCCGAGCGCGGCGACCGGCAGCTGGCGTTCCTGGCCGCGGTGGTCGCGGCGGTGCAGGCCCGGGTGACCCGGCCGCGCTGGGAGGCGGGCTGGGTGGTGCTGGCCAAGGCCGTCGAGGCGGGCGTGCCGGACGTGGCCGCGCGGGCGGCGCTGGACCTGGCGGCGCTGCGCGACACCGACTGGCCGGTGCCCGCGTCGATCGACGCGTTCGTCGAGGTGCTGAGCCTGTCCGGAATGCTCGCCGGCCGATGA
- a CDS encoding glycoside hydrolase family 15 protein: MSGVPIGAHALLSDCHSAALVTRDGSVDWLCFPRFDSPSVFDRLLDDGGGHWSVTPVDEHHTLRGYADQTLVLETTFHTATGTAVLTDAMAMGEGNHGHALGEGAPHLLMRGLRGLDGEVGFELHFRPRPEYGLVQPLLSAVDGGVSVRGGADRLVLSSPVPLELAEGDARARLTVRGGQELWFALHRSTLEQQPARVWSEEEIAARTAATIESWRSWSALHQRYEGPWRELVHHSGRVLQGLTYQPSGAIVAAPTTSLPEEVGGERNWDYRYSWVRDASFTMQALWVAACPDEAESFFAFMTTAAAGTLSADRPLQIMYGVGGEHDLSERTLPRLHGWRDSRPVRVGNGAWDQQQIDVYGELLDAACRLERHIATMDDEMRAFLVALADTAARRCHDPDQGIWEVRGGPRHFTYSKVMCWVALDRAIRLADRLGAADRVPQWARVRDDLHATILREGWNERVGAFTQYFGSDELDASCLMLPIVGFLPATDPRVLATVEAIADRLTDERGLVYRYRAEAGVDGLRGGEGTFLLCTFWLAEALAEAGRVNHATEVFQRAAAYVNDVGLLAEEVDPDSGELLGNFPQAFSHIGLVNAAWAIARARHRAAL; the protein is encoded by the coding sequence ATGAGCGGCGTACCGATCGGCGCGCACGCGCTGCTGTCCGACTGCCACAGCGCGGCGCTGGTGACCCGGGACGGGTCGGTCGACTGGCTGTGCTTCCCGCGCTTCGACAGCCCGTCGGTGTTCGACCGGCTCCTCGACGACGGCGGCGGGCACTGGTCCGTCACCCCCGTCGACGAGCACCACACGCTGCGCGGATACGCCGATCAGACGCTGGTGCTGGAGACGACCTTCCACACCGCGACCGGCACGGCCGTGCTCACCGACGCGATGGCGATGGGGGAGGGCAACCACGGCCACGCCCTCGGCGAGGGCGCCCCGCACCTGCTGATGCGCGGGCTGCGCGGCCTGGACGGCGAGGTCGGGTTCGAGCTGCACTTCCGTCCCCGCCCCGAGTACGGGCTGGTCCAGCCGCTGCTGTCGGCGGTCGACGGGGGCGTGTCCGTGCGGGGCGGCGCCGACCGGCTGGTGCTGTCGAGTCCCGTACCGCTGGAGCTCGCCGAAGGTGACGCGCGGGCGCGGCTGACCGTGCGCGGCGGCCAGGAGCTGTGGTTCGCCCTGCACCGCTCCACGCTGGAGCAGCAGCCCGCGCGGGTCTGGTCCGAGGAGGAGATCGCCGCCCGGACGGCGGCGACGATCGAGTCCTGGCGCTCGTGGTCCGCGCTGCACCAGCGGTACGAGGGCCCGTGGCGCGAGCTGGTGCACCACAGCGGTCGCGTGCTCCAGGGGCTGACCTACCAGCCGAGCGGTGCGATCGTGGCCGCGCCGACCACCTCGCTGCCGGAGGAGGTCGGCGGGGAGCGCAACTGGGACTACCGGTACTCCTGGGTTCGCGACGCCAGCTTCACCATGCAGGCGCTGTGGGTCGCCGCCTGCCCGGACGAGGCGGAGAGCTTCTTCGCCTTCATGACGACCGCCGCCGCCGGGACGCTGAGCGCCGACCGCCCGCTCCAGATCATGTACGGCGTCGGCGGCGAGCACGACCTGTCCGAACGCACCCTGCCGCGCCTGCACGGCTGGCGGGACAGCCGCCCGGTGCGGGTCGGCAACGGCGCCTGGGACCAGCAGCAGATCGACGTGTACGGCGAACTGCTCGACGCGGCGTGCCGCCTCGAACGGCACATCGCGACCATGGACGACGAGATGCGCGCCTTCCTGGTCGCCCTGGCCGACACCGCCGCCCGCCGCTGCCACGACCCGGACCAGGGCATCTGGGAGGTGCGCGGCGGCCCGCGGCACTTCACGTACTCGAAGGTGATGTGCTGGGTGGCGCTGGACCGGGCGATCCGGCTCGCCGACCGGCTCGGCGCCGCCGACCGGGTGCCGCAGTGGGCCCGCGTCCGCGACGACCTGCACGCCACGATTCTGCGCGAGGGCTGGAACGAGCGCGTCGGCGCGTTCACGCAGTACTTCGGGAGCGACGAACTGGACGCGTCCTGCCTGATGCTGCCGATCGTCGGGTTCCTGCCCGCCACCGACCCGCGGGTGCTGGCCACGGTCGAGGCGATCGCCGACCGGCTCACCGACGAGCGCGGCCTGGTCTACCGGTACCGGGCCGAGGCGGGCGTGGACGGGCTGCGCGGGGGCGAGGGCACGTTCCTGCTGTGCACGTTCTGGCTGGCCGAGGCGCTGGCCGAGGCGGGCCGGGTCAACCACGCCACCGAGGTGTTCCAGCGCGCCGCCGCGTACGTCAACGACGTCGGGCTGCTGGCCGAGGAGGTGGACCCGGACAGCGGCGAGCTGCTGGGCAACTTCCCGCAGGCGTTCAGCCACATCGGCCTGGTCAACGCCGCCTGGGCCATCGCGCGGGCCCGGCACCGGGCGGCACTGTGA